In Bradyrhizobium lablabi, one DNA window encodes the following:
- a CDS encoding alpha/beta fold hydrolase: protein MASIEVGPQTLHFEDTGGSGPAVLFCHSFTMNGAMFSPQLTAFAGRYRCITWDQRGHGQSPASGPFTLWDSARDALALLDRLEIDRAIFVGTSQGGFVSLRAALLAPDRVRGLAVMGTSAATEDPVQKTTHEQLHAAFLGSPDGPPEPVLDMLVQAFFGQRFDPGPWREHLRRLPKDRANYSFRALVDRDEVATRLKRITAPTLVLHGSADPYYTPSHGEEIAKGVADCRGFVLVEGGASSA from the coding sequence ATGGCGAGCATCGAAGTTGGGCCGCAGACTTTACATTTCGAGGACACCGGCGGGAGCGGCCCGGCGGTGCTGTTCTGCCACAGCTTCACCATGAATGGCGCGATGTTTTCACCCCAGCTCACGGCTTTTGCCGGCCGATATCGCTGCATTACCTGGGACCAGCGCGGCCATGGTCAGAGTCCCGCTTCGGGCCCCTTCACCCTCTGGGATTCAGCCCGTGACGCGCTCGCCCTTCTCGACCGACTAGAGATCGACCGCGCGATCTTCGTCGGCACCAGTCAGGGCGGCTTCGTCTCACTGCGCGCAGCGCTCCTCGCGCCAGATCGAGTCCGCGGCTTGGCCGTGATGGGCACCTCGGCCGCGACCGAAGACCCGGTGCAGAAGACCACTCACGAGCAACTCCATGCTGCCTTCTTGGGCTCCCCGGACGGGCCGCCCGAGCCGGTGCTCGACATGTTGGTCCAGGCCTTCTTCGGACAACGCTTCGATCCCGGCCCCTGGCGCGAGCATTTGCGCCGCCTGCCCAAGGACCGAGCCAACTATTCCTTCCGCGCGCTTGTCGACCGCGACGAGGTGGCGACCAGGCTGAAGCGGATTACTGCTCCGACCCTAGTGCTGCACGGGTCCGCCGACCCCTACTATACGCCCTCCCATGGTGAGGAGATCGCCAAAGGCGTCGCCGACTGCCGTGGCTTCGTCCTGGTCGAAGGCGGTGCTTCCTCAGCCTGA
- a CDS encoding M20/M25/M40 family metallo-hydrolase, which translates to MILRILVVAVALAASAGATIRATDALPSESLVVTASSLGQKALNDPAAFDFVEALTTEIGQRLAGTEAHRRAVVWAEARLKAAGLENVHSEPFSFPAWIRGAESADIVGPVPQHLAVTALGGSVATDANGIEAEIALFRTYDDLLAAAPGSLSGKIAVVTQRMVRAQDGSGYGAANPIRRYGPSEAARRGAVAYLLRSLGTDSHRLPHTGALNYQDGAPRIPAAALAIPDAEQLERLAALGPVRIRLLLTPTIQENAPSWNVVGEVKGTERPDEVVLIGGHLDSWDLGTGATDDGAGIAIVFGAARLIAGLPQRPSRTIRVVLFGAEEMNFSGAAYAQAHEGETGKIVVAGEADFGARNVYSVQLPGGAAGSDFGHTLERIIAPLGANVDRRPALGGGDDIRELQKAGVPAVSLRQDGLDYFDTHHTADDTLDKIDPKQLDQAVAVWSAFTYLAAASDVDFRRLAPTAK; encoded by the coding sequence CTTCGGAATCATTGGTCGTTACCGCATCGAGCCTCGGACAGAAGGCGCTCAACGATCCCGCCGCCTTCGATTTCGTGGAAGCGCTGACCACCGAGATCGGGCAGCGTCTGGCCGGTACCGAAGCCCATAGGCGGGCGGTGGTATGGGCAGAGGCCAGGTTGAAGGCTGCGGGCTTAGAGAACGTGCACTCGGAGCCATTTAGCTTCCCAGCCTGGATCCGCGGCGCCGAAAGCGCTGACATCGTCGGTCCAGTGCCGCAGCATCTGGCTGTTACCGCGTTGGGTGGCTCGGTCGCGACGGATGCTAACGGCATCGAGGCCGAGATCGCGCTGTTTCGGACCTACGACGATCTGCTTGCGGCTGCTCCGGGATCGCTCAGCGGCAAAATCGCCGTGGTGACCCAGCGCATGGTGCGGGCGCAGGACGGCAGCGGCTATGGCGCCGCTAACCCGATCCGGCGTTACGGTCCCTCCGAGGCCGCAAGGCGGGGCGCCGTTGCCTATCTGCTGCGCTCGCTTGGCACAGACAGCCATCGTCTGCCCCATACCGGGGCCCTCAATTACCAGGACGGCGCGCCGCGGATTCCGGCGGCGGCGCTGGCCATTCCCGACGCCGAGCAGCTCGAGCGGTTGGCGGCGCTGGGTCCGGTAAGGATCCGGCTTCTGCTGACACCGACGATTCAAGAGAACGCGCCGTCCTGGAACGTCGTCGGCGAGGTCAAGGGTACAGAGCGTCCGGATGAGGTCGTTCTCATCGGTGGACATCTCGATTCCTGGGATCTCGGCACCGGCGCCACGGATGACGGCGCCGGCATCGCCATCGTCTTCGGCGCCGCCCGGCTGATCGCCGGTCTGCCGCAGCGACCCAGCCGCACGATCCGTGTCGTGCTGTTCGGCGCCGAGGAGATGAATTTCAGCGGCGCCGCCTATGCCCAAGCCCACGAAGGAGAAACCGGAAAGATCGTGGTGGCCGGCGAGGCAGATTTCGGGGCCCGGAATGTCTATTCCGTGCAGCTTCCAGGCGGCGCCGCCGGCAGTGATTTCGGCCACACGCTAGAGCGGATCATTGCGCCGCTCGGCGCTAACGTCGATCGCCGGCCAGCCCTCGGCGGCGGGGACGACATCCGTGAACTACAGAAAGCCGGCGTGCCTGCGGTATCACTGCGCCAAGACGGGTTAGATTATTTCGACACCCATCACACCGCAGACGACACGCTCGACAAGATCGATCCGAAGCAGCTCGACCAGGCGGTCGCAGTGTGGTCGGCCTTCACCTATCTTGCCGCGGCATCGGACGTGGATTTCAGGAGGCTCGCACCAACGGCAAAATAG